From Arachis stenosperma cultivar V10309 chromosome 2, arast.V10309.gnm1.PFL2, whole genome shotgun sequence, one genomic window encodes:
- the LOC130963025 gene encoding uncharacterized protein LOC130963025, protein MDFEKAGAERKFQLQELENLRLEAYENSRLYKDKVKAVHDKNIKRREFQLGDLVLLYNYGMRLMPGKLRSRWDGPYRVERAEPYGVFHLSHPSSSELIKVNGHYLKLFHGEKMAKKKELEIFVLEDPPTAED, encoded by the coding sequence atggaCTTTGAGAAAGCTGGAGCTGAACGGAAGTTTCAACTGCAAGAATTAGAgaaccttcgcctagaagcttatgaaaacTCCAGGCTGTATAAAGATAAGGTGAAAGCTGTACATGATAAGAACATCAAGAGAAGAGAGTTCCAACTTGGGGacttagtcctcctttacaactaCGGAATgcggctcatgccaggcaagctgAGATCCAGATGGGACGGTCCCTATCGAGTAGAGAGGGCGGAGCCATACGGAGTCTTTCACTTGagccatccttcaagctctgaacttatAAAGGTCAATGGACATTACTTGAAGTTATTTCATGGCGAGAAGATGGCGAAAAAGAAAGAGCTAGAGATCTTCGTCTTGGAAGACCCACCCACAGCAGAAGACTGA
- the LOC130961373 gene encoding probable mediator of RNA polymerase II transcription subunit 26b produces MNSAASQDHWRSYFRKANSDIFSIIDNAITVAASDCPKEFRLRRDAIAELLFSCRLARCRGCDRVELAVDGGSGKDDCGGGGGGGRKSGESEVETGGSKESKVNSSRDDRGEVNVQIVSNYSYGEAEALTDEIEEQSLYADEVFRIRQVLLNSQEESDSVIFESLRRLQLMELTVDLLKATEIGKAVTPLRKHGSRDIRQLARTLIDGWKVMVDEWVKATTPITGSEGTPDSVKPSTVDEEEGLPSPPMDEGAFFATQAGSMELSQFFDGMDDYGNPQQSGEFIKNRESGRRASLDNQHIVEMKIQVSANDTNTDIKGQQAMKHESTVKLTKLVNTDSGPGRPPKTTMQIKGTVKQKMPQKIETSVIPKQPQASNQDKSKPSDDSSLKVKLEAAKRKLQERYQQAENAKRQRTVQVMELHDLPKQAVAHRNPHVKPGMHKRKLNNGRR; encoded by the exons ATGAACTCAGCGGCGTCACAGGATCACTGGAGGAGTTACTTCAGGAAGGCGAATTCCGACATATTCAGCATCATTGACAACGCCATCACGGTGGCCGCTTCCGATTGCCCGAAGGAATTCAGGCTTCGCCGTGACGCCATTGCCGAGCTCCTCTTCTCCTGTAGGCTCGCGCGGTGCCGTGGATGTGACCGAGTGGAGCTCGCCGTCGATGGAGGCAGCGGCAAAGATGATTGTGGTGGTGGCGGCGGCGGCGGCCGCAAGAGCGGTGAGTCCGAGGTCGAGACGGGTGGGAGTAAAGAGAGCAAAGTCAACAGCAGCAGAGATGATAGGGGAGAGGTGAATGTTCAGATCGTGAGCAATTACAGCTATGGGGAAGCAGAAGCCTTGACGGATGAGATTGAAGAACAGTCTCTGTATGCTGATGAGGTCTTCAGGATCAGACAGGTTTTGCTTAATTCTCAAGAAGAG TCTGATTCAGTAATATTCGAGTCATTGCGGAGGCTTCAGCTGATGGAGCTCACTGTGGATCTTCTGAAG GCCACTGAGATTGGTAAGGCTGTCACTCCTCTTCGAAAGCACGGCTCGAGGGATATTCGCCAACTTGCACGGACACTTATTGA TGGCTGGAAAGTTATGGTGGATGAGTGGGTCAAGGCTACCACACCTATCACAG GTTCAGAAGGTACCCCAGATTCAGTAAAGCCGTCTACAGTTGATGAGGAAGAAGGGCTTCCATCACCTCCCATGGATGAAGGGGCTTTCTTTGCCACTCAAGCTGGTTCAATGGAACTCTCCCAG TTCTTTGATGGCATGGATGATTATGGAA ATCCTCAACAGAGTGGGGAATTCATCAAGAACCGTGAAAGTGGCAGAAGGGCATCGCTGGATAATCAACATATTGTAGAGATGAAAATTCAGGTTTCAGCCAATGACACAAACACGGACATTAAGGGTCAGCAAGCCATGAAACATGAGAGTACCGTGAAGCTAACTAAGCTGGTAAACACTGATTCTGGCCCTGGCAGGCCGCCAAAAACTACCATGCAGATAAAAGGGACAGTGAAACAGAAGATGCCTCAAAAGATAGAGACAAGTGTCATCCCAAAGCAGCCTCAGGCTAGTAATCAGGAT AAATCCAAGCCTTCGGATGACTCTTCATTGAAAGTGAAGCTAGAAGCCGCTAAGAGAAAACTTCAGGAGCGGTATCAACAAGCTGAAAATG CTAAGAGGCAGCGAACAGTACAGGTTATGGAGTTGCACGACCTGCCCAAGCAAGCGGTTGCACACCGGAATCCACATGTGAAGCCTGGAATGCATAAGAGGAAATTGAATAACGGACGAAGATAG